One segment of Candidatus Hydrogenedentota bacterium DNA contains the following:
- the rpsT gene encoding 30S ribosomal protein S20 — translation MPNTKTAKARDITNERNRKRNVAIRSKMKTHVKDAATALDAKDKEGVKKTLVKALSEIDRAAAKGVLHKNAAARKKSTLQRRAAALA, via the coding sequence ATGCCGAATACCAAGACGGCCAAAGCGCGCGACATTACCAACGAGCGCAACCGCAAGCGCAACGTCGCGATCCGGTCGAAAATGAAAACCCACGTCAAGGACGCCGCCACCGCGCTTGACGCGAAGGACAAGGAAGGCGTCAAGAAGACGCTGGTGAAGGCGTTGTCCGAGATCGACCGCGCCGCCGCCAAGGGCGTCCTCCACAAGAACGCCGCCGCGCGCAAGAAGTCCACGCTTCAGCGCCGCGCCGCCGCGCTCGCCTAA